Proteins found in one Muntiacus reevesi chromosome 2, mMunRee1.1, whole genome shotgun sequence genomic segment:
- the VPS26A gene encoding vacuolar protein sorting-associated protein 26A has translation MSFLGGFFGPICEIDVVLNDGETRKMAEMKTEDGKVEKHYLFYDGESVSGKVNLAFKQPGKRLEHQGIRIEFVGQIELFNDKSNTHEFVNLVKELALPGELTQSRSYDFEFMQVEKPYESYIGANVRLRYFLKVTIVRRLTDLVKEYDLIVHQLATYPDVNNSIKMEVGIEDCLHIEFEYNKSKYHLKDVIVGKIYFLLVRIKIQHMELQLIKKEITGIGPSTTTETETIAKYEIMDGAPVKGESIPIRLFLAGYDPTPTMRDVNKKFSVRYFLNLVLVDEEDRRYFKQQEIILWRKAPEKLRKQRTNFHQRFESPESQASAEQPEM, from the exons ATG agTTTTCTTGGAGGATTTTTTGGTCCCATTTGTGAGATCGACGTTGTCCTTAATGATGGGGAAACCAGGAAAATGGcggaaatgaaaactgaagatgGCAAAGTAGAAAAGCACTATCTTTTCTATGATGGAGAATCTGTTTCAGGAAAG GTGAACCTAGCCTTTAAGCAACCTGGAAAGAGGCTAGAGCACCAAGGAATTAGAATTGAATTTGTAGGTCAAATTg agCTTTTCAATGACAAGAGTAATACTCACGAATTTGTAAACCTAGTGAAAGAACTAGCCTTACCTGGAGAACTGACTCAGAGCAGAAGTTATGATTTTGAATTTATGCAAGTTGAAAAGCCATATGAATCTTACATCGGTGCCAATGTCCGCTTAAG GTATTTTCTTAAAGTGACAATAGTAAGAAGACTGACAGACTTGGTAAAAGAATATGATCTTATTGTTCACCAGCTTGCTACCTATCCTGATGTCAACAACTCTATTAAGATGGAAGTGGGCATTGAAGATTGTCTACACATTGAATTTGAATATAATAAATCAAA GTATCATTTAAAGGATGTGATTGTTGGAAAAATTTACTTCTTATTAGTGAGAATAAAAATCCAACATATGGAGTTACAACTGATTAAAAAAGAGATCACAGGAATTG GACCCAGTACcacaacagaaacagaaacaatcGCTAAATATGAAATAATGGATGGTGCACCAGTTAAAG gTGAATCAATTCCAATAAGACTATTTTTAGCAGGATATGACCCAACTCCAACAATGAGAGATGTGAACAAAAAATTTTCAGTAAGGTACTTTTTGAATCTAGTCCTTGTTGATGAAGAAGACAGAAGGTACTTCAAGCAGCAG GAGATCATTTTGTGGAGAAAAGCTCCTGAAAAACTGAggaaacagagaacaaacttTCACCAGCGATTTGAATCACCAGAATCACAGGCATCTGCTGAGCAGCCTGAAATGTga